One genomic window of Garciella nitratireducens DSM 15102 includes the following:
- a CDS encoding glycosyltransferase family 4 protein, with product MQKKILILSNHFITLYNFRKELIKKLVEDGHEVFISMPKSKENTFFSDMGCKIIETPVDRRGINLIKDIGLIINYIKIMKKVKPDIIFSYTIKPNIYGSIASNLTKNKQINNITGTGATFLKNNIVSMIVKTLYKISIKKSYKVFFQNKGDRDFFVANKMVKDNLAMLPGSGVNLEEFTLTDLPSEDEISFIFIGRIMEIKGIEEYFKCAENIKRKYSNTNFYIAGFIEEEKYKEVINDYHQKGIINYIGFQKDIKAWIQKCHCTILPSHGGEGVPNVLLESAAMGRICIVSNINGSKDVVEDEVTGYLFEVGNAEDLINKVEKFLSLNYKAKSQMGQAGRRKVEKEFDRKIVVNFYMEEIEKCL from the coding sequence GTGCAAAAAAAGATATTGATTTTATCAAATCATTTTATAACTTTATATAATTTCAGAAAAGAGCTAATTAAGAAATTAGTTGAGGATGGGCATGAAGTTTTTATTTCGATGCCAAAATCTAAAGAAAACACCTTTTTTAGTGATATGGGTTGTAAAATTATTGAGACTCCTGTTGACCGCAGAGGAATTAACCTTATTAAGGATATTGGGTTAATTATAAATTACATCAAGATTATGAAAAAAGTAAAGCCAGATATCATTTTTTCATATACAATTAAGCCTAATATATATGGTTCTATTGCATCTAATTTAACAAAGAATAAGCAAATTAATAATATAACTGGAACAGGTGCTACATTTTTGAAAAATAATATAGTTAGTATGATAGTGAAGACTCTATATAAGATCTCAATTAAGAAGTCATATAAAGTATTTTTTCAGAATAAAGGAGACAGAGATTTTTTTGTTGCAAATAAGATGGTTAAAGATAACTTGGCTATGCTTCCTGGTTCTGGAGTGAATTTAGAAGAATTCACATTGACTGATTTACCATCTGAGGATGAAATTAGCTTTATATTTATAGGAAGGATTATGGAGATAAAAGGCATTGAAGAATATTTTAAATGTGCAGAAAATATCAAACGAAAATATTCAAATACAAACTTTTATATTGCAGGTTTTATTGAAGAGGAAAAATATAAAGAAGTAATTAATGACTATCATCAAAAAGGGATTATTAACTACATAGGATTTCAAAAGGATATAAAGGCATGGATTCAAAAATGTCATTGTACTATTTTGCCATCTCATGGTGGTGAAGGAGTACCGAACGTACTTTTAGAGTCTGCTGCTATGGGTAGAATTTGTATTGTTTCAAATATTAATGGTTCAAAAGATGTTGTAGAAGATGAAGTTACAGGTTATCTTTTTGAGGTGGGAAATGCTGAGGATTTAATAAATAAAGTTGAAAAGTTCTTGTCATTAAATTATAAAGCTAAAAGTCAGATGGGACAAGCTGGAAGAAGGAAAGTTGAAAAAGAATTTGATAGAAAGATTGTTGTTAATTTTTATATGGAAGAAATTGAAAAATGCTTATGA
- a CDS encoding glycosyltransferase family 1 protein yields MTEPIRVLHVFGRLDTGGAETMIMNVYRNIDRSKVQFDFIVHTKEKCDFDGEVKHLGGKIHRIQQYIGRNHFQYKKAWHNFFRQHPEYNIIHGHMRSTAAIYLKIAKQYGLTTIAHSHSTSSGSGFSAIAKNILQYPIRYISDYFFACSENAGKWLFGKQILRSNKFFIVKNTIDSKSFVFNKLVRLKKRKEFNIEDKFVIGHIGRFSYPKNHMFLLDIFKEIHKENENAILMLVGDGELRQQIERKIIDLNLLDNVIFTGVRSDVPELLQAMDVFVFPSLYEGLGIVTIEAQAAGVPCIVADTIPKEAYVTDLIKPICLKESAIIWAENILKYTNKFKRRNTYEEIKNSGYDILETTKWLQDFYMGSETNYD; encoded by the coding sequence ATGACAGAACCAATTAGAGTATTACATGTTTTTGGGAGATTAGATACAGGCGGAGCAGAAACTATGATAATGAATGTGTACCGTAATATTGATCGTTCAAAGGTACAGTTTGATTTTATTGTACATACTAAAGAGAAATGTGATTTTGATGGAGAAGTTAAGCACTTAGGTGGTAAGATTCATAGAATACAACAATATATAGGTAGGAATCATTTTCAGTATAAGAAAGCATGGCATAATTTTTTTAGACAGCATCCCGAGTACAATATTATACATGGGCATATGAGAAGTACTGCTGCTATTTATTTAAAAATTGCCAAACAATACGGTTTAACAACAATTGCACATAGCCATAGTACGTCCTCAGGTAGTGGGTTTTCAGCGATTGCCAAAAATATTTTACAATACCCTATTAGATATATTTCTGATTATTTTTTTGCTTGTTCAGAAAACGCAGGGAAATGGCTTTTTGGTAAACAAATTTTGAGAAGTAATAAATTTTTCATTGTTAAAAATACTATAGATAGTAAAAGTTTTGTATTTAATAAATTGGTAAGATTAAAAAAAAGAAAAGAATTTAATATAGAAGATAAATTTGTAATTGGTCACATAGGAAGATTCTCATATCCCAAAAATCATATGTTTTTGCTTGATATTTTCAAGGAGATACACAAAGAGAATGAAAATGCTATCTTGATGTTGGTGGGTGATGGAGAATTACGACAACAAATTGAAAGAAAAATAATAGATTTAAATTTATTAGATAATGTGATTTTTACTGGGGTACGCTCTGATGTACCTGAGTTATTACAGGCAATGGATGTTTTTGTATTTCCTTCTTTATATGAGGGATTAGGTATTGTAACGATAGAAGCACAAGCTGCAGGGGTACCTTGTATTGTAGCAGATACAATTCCTAAGGAAGCTTATGTAACAGATTTGATTAAACCTATCTGTTTGAAGGAATCAGCAATTATTTGGGCAGAAAATATTTTAAAATATACAAATAAATTTAAAAGAAGAAATACTTATGAAGAAATAAAGAATAGTGGTTATGATATTTTAGAAACAACAAAGTGGCTTCAAGATTTTTATATGGGGAGTGAAACAAATTATGATTAG